The genomic region TGATCGTATCTAAAACGGGGAAGCGTCCATCGCACCCACATAAAAAGGAACGCGAAAAACAACACCTTGCCCAAAAAGAAAAACAAACCGAGAAGAGGTTGTAATACGTTTCCTTCCAAAAGTCCGAACGGTACCTGATAACCGCCGAAAAACAAAAGCGTCACGACACAACTCATCGTGATCATGTTCATGTATTCCGCGATGAAAAATAATGCGAACTTAAACGCGCCGTATTCCGTATGAAACCCTACGACGAGTTCGGATTCGGCTTCGGCCAAATCGAAAGGAAGTCGATTCGTTTCCGCGAACATCGCCACGACAAAAAGACAAAACGCGATAAAACCCGGAAGTTTGAATATGTTCCAAAGCCCGGCTTGAGACGCGCTGATATCGGAAAGTTTTAACGATCCCGTAAGAATGACGATCGAAACCACGCTCATCCCCAAGGGAAGTTCGTAGCTGATCATCTGGGCCGTGGAACGGATCGCGCCTAACAACGAATATTTGTTGTTACTCGCCCAACCCGCGATGATGATTCCGTAAACCGCAAGAGAAGAGATCGCGAACAAAAACAAGATTCCCGTATCGGGATTTGCGACTTGAAGATCCAAAAATCCAAGACCGGTTTTTTCCGCCAACCAAGGGGGAAGAGGAATCTGCCCGCCCAAAGGAACCACGGACCAAGCCATGATCGCACAAGTCATGGAAATCGCGGGCGCGACCAAAT from Leptospira kmetyi serovar Malaysia str. Bejo-Iso9 harbors:
- the nuoH gene encoding NADH-quinone oxidoreductase subunit NuoH, with the translated sequence MNWNEILFWLLKSGLFFFILITACAYYTLAERRVAGFIQDRKGPNRAGIWGLLQPLADGIKFLTKEEVFPTQVNKVMYLVAPAISMTCAIMAWSVVPLGGQIPLPPWLAEKTGLGFLDLQVANPDTGILFLFAISSLAVYGIIIAGWASNNKYSLLGAIRSTAQMISYELPLGMSVVSIVILTGSLKLSDISASQAGLWNIFKLPGFIAFCLFVVAMFAETNRLPFDLAEAESELVVGFHTEYGAFKFALFFIAEYMNMITMSCVVTLLFFGGYQVPFGLLEGNVLQPLLGLFFFLGKVLFFAFLFMWVRWTLPRFRYDQLMSLGWKKLIPWAILNIVIASIYIQF